The genomic segment ACAAAAACCATAGGGATTATGTTGATAGTGCCAGGAAAACAGATTTTTAAAGGGTTGCTTATCTTTCCTGTAACATGTTTAACATCCACCAGCAAAACAATATGCACTTTAGTTCACAGTGGAAACAAGTCCCTGTTAGTTCAATGCACAAAAGCTCTATACAGGACAGTAAGTTAATTATCTGCATTTTATTCTTAAAGGCATAATTCCTAAAGATTATAAATCAAGTTTATTACCCTTTATCAGCTTCAGTGCTATGTTTACTGTTGCCCCGTTATCATTGAGCAGTTGCACACGAACAACAGCAGCCCCTCCACCATgttgcacatacagtactgtgctgggGTCATATTGCTTTTCTGAAACTGTTACCTTGTGTGCCATTTCCAAAGGTTCTCCTCCCTTAATCAGTATTCCATTCTGAGCGCCCACGCCAGTGCCCACCATCACAGCAGTCAGGGTGGCCAGGCCCAGGGCACAGGGGCAGGCAATAGACAACACTGTGATGGAGGCCTGGAATGCGAACCGGACAATCACATCTGTCTTGGGGATATTTTTGTTGTAACCCTAAAGACAATGAGCCCAGTCAGCTGAGATGTTTAAACCCCTCAACCACTCAATTGCTCACATTCTTTTTTCTAATTGTAACAGGACAGAGGATGGGCACGAACCCGCGTCCCTGCGtacttcaaacaagcctctaaatcacagtgcaaaagagctgggctctgGTAGCAGTGGATGGtattagagcttttaacctcatctcatctcacaacaggggacagaatccgtaaggGCAGTGTATCATACAACACTGCCCGGTACATAATGCAGAGAATAAATAATACCCGGCATAAAGTTTTATTCAGAGCTGGACCCAAGCACACCTGGAGCTCTGGTTTACCAGGAAGGGGATTGGTAAGCATAGGTGTAAGCATGTAAAGGCATGGTAAATTCCTGGTTGGTATTTCATGACAATAACACATTTTGCAATCCATGGTAAACCACAAGAAAAACATGGGAAAAATGACAAATGGCAAATTTTCACTGGTAAAGAGCTGCTTCAAAGACAATAGTCGCATTTTCTTCAATTGCCCCATAGCTCTACTTTGGCACATAATTGTGttaagatcacaagataaattatctcagggtagtgacatttcaaaatgtcgAGTTTAAGACACACATTATCTTGTGGTCTCTACACAACAATTTGTAATGCAGAGATCCTGGGATAATTAATCTTGCGATCTTGACataacacatttttcatttactcccccctccccctcttcataaCGAGCCGCCTGGTATCCCTGACTACCCTTGATAGCCACTCAGCACCCAGCAGTCCCCACCAAATTCATTTCACTGGACTGAATTTTGTGCTTTATATTTCTGGCTGCAAAAGCAATGCTGCTAACAAAAGTATGTGTTTCAGGTACTTACTGGAAAATAGTGAACCACAATGTCGAAATTCACAAAACCAGTGATGAGCCAGACTACTAATGTTGAAACTGAAACACAGATGATGAATGGGACAAAATATCCACTTAGTTTGTCTGCAAATTGCTGGATTGGTGcctgtaaaacacaaaacagacattaaTCAGATGATGATACAACAAAGAGCAAACAGAGGTTTTAATTCAGTTAAAGAATATCTTTTGCATTTTACTGTTATGTAAATATGAAGATTcaactttaaatatattattctttggaCTTTTGAAGCCAGTCctcaagatcttttttttttcttttggtaaaCCTTTCATACCAAACCTATTGCTGTGCAAGCCTTTTTACACAGAACACAACGTAAAATCAGTGTAATACACATATTAACCAATAATCTAGGGTTCATAGATTAGAAACCAACACATTATAAACTGGAATACTAACATGCAGTAGTAAGATATGTTTGTACATGGTCTACAAGTcttcaaaatgtgaaaaaaaaacaaatgtgctaGTCTTGGACCACTTTCATGTTCCATTGGTATTCTATTTGTTTCTATAAAAGTTGTAATAAGCAGTTCTTAACATGACCACCAGGGGGGCATATGTGTCtctgttttctactattataacaaccttgacttgcataaagaaggaaaaacattgagtgaaatagctcgcatcacttgattttcaaggtgtggtatctgaagtacagagaaacatcatctgtaattgacaaacccaggactggaagaccccaaaagctgtctaacaaggatgagcaacacTTGAGGATaacatccttaaggaatagaaagaagacaagtgttgaattgacaacagaactggcagaaggcacaggtgtcgtccatcaaatcaacagtacgaaggtcacttgaaatcaggacttaaattatgtgttgcagtaaggctaaaatatgcacacaaacacatacattggactatggaacaatggtcaaaggtgctttggactgttgatagatggacaacgacacctacAATATTAAGATTATTCAATTAATTTCTCACAGTTCAGGTTTTCTTTATCATCAGATTCAGCTTTGTGACATTTGTTGTAAAATGGATGAAACAAAATATGGGAGTAGTCTAGACTGAGATATTAATAGGAGCAGAATCAAGTTAACTAGTTTCAGGAATATATGATAAAGGCATTTGTCATTACCAGAGATGGATGCATCGAACCCCATCTCTTCTATGGCGGCTCTCAAGTCTTCAGGATTGGTAATTGATGGGTCAAAAGTGTATTGTTCCTGTCTCCTCTGCTAACAAAACCTTTATCACATGAACTCCCATCCTCTGAGAAACCATGCCCTCAATGGACTCTACACAGGAGTTGCAGGCTTTTGGTGAAAACGTTCTCGTTTTAACCTGCCTGTTCATTCACAATGGTGTTCTTCTATAAGTTAGGCATTACTTGAGTGTGCTTATCGCACATCAGTATATTTACTCGTGTTGCACACAACTTAAACGGTGACcgacacattaataaatacaaagttaGTTCCTCCTCCTACTCCTAGTGCAAGTACtatgagtttgtttgtttttttgcactcAGCACTCAGACTTTCCAAAAATCCCAGCCGAGTTCACAACTCCAATGTGtataaatctgtaaaaaaaaaaccatacaaaACTGCTGAGTCACTTTCCAATGCTTTCCAATATCGATTTTGCACCGTCACCTCATGTTTATCACAAGAACCATGGCGATAGCAAATTTACCATTTAATAGCATATGGTAAGAAAGAAAATCCTTTGAAAATGTCACGTTGTTCTCGCAATAAGCTGTTTTGCGGGAAACTTAATTTGTATTCTTATTTTCAGTTTGAAGTTGTATTTCTGATACACATTCTGAACCCAAGATATTCCGTTCAAACAAATTTTATGGGCGTGCTTTCGTAAGCGTATTGATATACTAACATTACAGTTTTATCGAAGTGAAGTAGtgttattggatatttcaaatgcTTCATTACTGCATTACATAAAGACGTATTATAGAATTATTTCTTACGGTTATTCAGGAttgtcaggatggccgagtggtctaaggcgccagactcaaggttAATACCTTCCAAGTTAAATGGGTGTTCTGGTCTCCgtatggaggcgtgggttcaaatcccacttctgacaaatgttttttttttatgtttctgttaAATTTCATTATAAAATTTTATTTTCAACGATCAAATTCAGTCTTTTCAATCGCTGTATGTAAACGTAATTGATATTTCATagtataaataatatatacatatacatattcaaacaaaaaaagcaatactTTATGGAGTGATAATTTATTGTACCCACAATGTACTACAAAGTAAACTTCATACATGCCACTGTTGTCGATACAGCAAGATTAGATTTGTGGATTAATAatagttttctttatatattatacacaagGAAGTAACTAGAGAAAATAATGCTGTATTCCCATAATGCCATATGCAATTTTACCAGCAGTAGGTGCTCATTTCAGCAATGAGTAAGTAGGCCTACGTGGTATTTGTTGTGTGATGCATAAAAGTGTTTGCCGGTAAGTCTTAATAGTACCGTCCTAACGTACACTCTTGTAGCGTTTCGTGGCGTCAGTGGAATGGCAGTTAAATGAAATCCTTGTTGTTGTTGCATTTTATACACTATGAGGATAATTTGAGTGGTATAAGGTATCAGATAGAAAAcgtattttataaaaaaataaaataaaataaaaaagtaactgCAAAACTTGTAAATAGGGCAATACGAAACTATATGAATACTCCAATTTGTAATACACGTACAATAACAGTTCATTACATAATTATTTCAAACGGTAAGAAATCACTTGAAAACCTCAGTGTATAAGCTGCCTGTGTTTAAAAGCTACATCGGTATTAcgcaaatactgtacaacaaaaCTGAAGAAAGCGAGCTTATTTTGTTGTGGCTAGTAGTGTACTCGTTATTTTCATTCAAATTCaatgtgtactgtttaaaataaaacaataacctaGCAACATTATATAAAACTCGACAAACTTACTAAGTGTTCGTCAAATCCAGTCCACGGTGAACCTATATACTATGATCATGCACATAAAATACACGCACCCAAGAACATGAAGCAAACTAGTAAAAGAAAGGACTGAAAAttagtaaagaaaagaaaaaaaatgtcagtacAAAATGCTTATAATTTGTAATATGGCTCAATGTCAACCCATTGGATTTTACCCATTCATGCATTTCGCTGTAAAAACCGTACACATTTTCCCACAACAGGATTTTTTTGCCGCAAGAGAGTGTTAATCAATCGCCAAAACTGTGTAGCAATGTACATTTATTCGCTTTATGTACTCATACTACATTTATTTGCTCGAGTGGTTGGTTTTATTCGAGTAAAAGTGGCAAGTGGCAAAATATATAATTAACACCACAGACATATTTGCATGTTGAAAAATGACGTTCTATTgacaacattataaaataaagtaataacaagCTTAACATTATCTAaacggattaaaaaataaaaaaaaaaccagctcGCAGCTTTCCGCTATTGTGGAGGTCTATTGTGATATCAAATCCTGCGACGGAACCGGAAGTTGGGGTGTGGAAATTTGTACGGTGGGAactgtgggtgcgttcacgacacgcagactttcgtcattctgcgcagaatctgagcaagtagccaatgagtgcgttcacgagaggcagactttgcaaagattctgaaaattcattggctacgtgctccgattctgtgcagaatgacgaaagtctgcgtggcgtgaacgcacccttacTGTTGTCAGAAAATGGCTGAGCacgggttgtgtgtgtgtgaattaatCCGGTAAGTTTTATTTCTTGAAATGTTTATCTTTTAAGTGGCTTTGTTGAATCAATCAGTTGGAAATGTAAGGGCATTACATTATTAAAGAAAACATTGTCACCATAAAAACTGTGTTTGATTATCTAGCAGGCACGCATCACTTATTAATGCAATCAGTGTTGTCATTTTTTCTTAATACCAGTTTATAAAACTTCAGTTTTCTGCACAATTTTAAAGTGCATTTTAAACCCTAATTGAGTGTTGTATATTTATAAGAAATGCAAGAGAAACTTGCCTTTTCAAAAACGCTATGTTGAGGAGATTCAGCAGCATGAGTCGTAGTTATCGGtatgtaaaacaacaacaaaaaataacaacaaaagaaGAATTTATAGATTTGAATTAAATACATATACCTGTACTAGGATAACATTATAGAAGAGCTACTACACTCAAGTGTCAGAACTGCTGGCATTTAGGGTTCACTGTCCGATTCCAGTGCAACACCCCAGACTTGATTACGTTTGTAAATGCCTTCCTTTCCCTCCAGATTATTGTGGGCCCTGTTGATCCCCAGTCTCTTTGCCTGTGTGGTTTTAACAGCGCTGCTGTTTTTTCTGATCCTGGGAATTCGGTTATGGATGCAACAGAAGAGAAAAGACAGACAAAAGTCAGATAAGTCTCCAGTGGTAGCGTTTTTTCACCCCTACTGCAATGCTGGAGGAGGGGGTGAAAGAGTGCTGTGGTGTGCACTTCGAGCCCTTCAGAAGAGGTAGGTAAAATCATGTATTTTGTAACTAAGATTTAACTGCAACAATTTCCTTGAGTCTACAAATATAAAAGTGGATTGGACAAAACAATCTAAATAATCTCTTTGCATAAGCAcaaccatgggcagccaggaaaGCACTAATTTGAAACGTCTGTTCTTAAAGGGTTTGACATTTTACTGGAAGCAAACACGATACCTTCCTCAGTGATTAACACCTTTAATTCCTACAGGGATGTTCGGTGGTAGGAATCTTCAGCAAAATGGCCCATTGAAATCACTTTGAAACATTTGTCCTGTCTTGGATACAAAAGTGCCTGCTCACCTGAAAGCTTACTATAGCCCTCTGTCAGTATTTGTCATATCTGTTGTGTTGCCCATCATGCCTGAAACTGACATGCAACTGTGAGatgatgtttttatactgtagGAGATAGCATTTGCAGAACAAATTAAGATGTCTTATGAGTGGCCGACCAGTTACACAAAATTGCAGACTATTTATTGCAGGTGTTTAATATTTTTGTCTACCCTTTCATATGCCAGATTAAAATGGATATTTCATGATTCTATAATTCATGAGTTTGGTTAATGCACAGTTAGggcatgttgacagtaaattgtacaagtAGTACTCTTTACAGTGAAATGGCCCTTCATTGTTttcaatgttttagttttttttttgtgtgtcggATAGCAAAATGAAGAGGAATCAAAGAtgcacactttttcttttttaaacaagtaACCAAAGTACTTACTGCTTTTTATATGCTTTTGTAAGTATTGTATAGCAGTGATCTATTGCTGGTAGCCTAAAACTGTAATGAATAATAGATCAAATTCGTGCTTACAAAACAATATGcaataaaatgtcaaatttaTTTTGTAGGTATAAACATGCAACCTATGTGGTATATACTGGTGACACAGGTGTGACTGGGGAACAGATCGTGGAGGGGGCTTACAGAAGGTTCAACATCAAGCTGCCAGGACCGGTCAAGTTTGTTTTCCTTGAAAAGCGCCAGCTTGTGGAAGCCAGTGTTTATCCTTATTTCACCCTATTGGGTCAAAGTCTTGGGTCAATTGTACTGGGATGGGAGGCACTCATAAAGTGTGTTCCTGATATCTATATAGACTCCATGGGCTATGCCTTCACACTGCCACTGTTCAAATATCTGGGTGCTTGCCAAGTTGGGAGTTATGTCCACTACCCTACCATTAGCACCGATATGCTGTCTGTGGTTCGTGACAGAAATCCCAGATTCAACAATTCTGCTTTCATATCCCAGAATCCTATTCTTAGCAACTGCAAGCTTCTCTATTACTTCATGTTTGCGTTTTTGTATGGACTGGTAGGTTCTTGCAGTGATGTTATAATGGTAAATTCCACATGGACCCAGAATCACATCCTTGCTCTGTGGAGATGTGGCCCGCGCACGAGTATTGTGTACCCCCCTTGCGATGTGCAGACATTCCTAGACATTCAATTGGAGGAAGATGAGAAGAAGAACCACCATTCCATTGTTTCCATTGGTCAGTTCAGGCCAGAAAAGGACCACTCTTTGCAGATCCGAGCTTTCCGCAAGCTGCTTGATAAGAAGACTGCTGAGGAGCAGGTGGCTCTGGAGCTAATTCTGATTGGCGGCTGCCGTAACCATGAGGATGAGGAGCGGGTGACTCGGCTCAGAGACCTCTGTGAGAAGCTGGGAGTCGGGGACAAAGTGGAATTTAAAACCAACATCCCATTTGAGGAATTGAAAAGGCACCTGGCTGAAGCTACTATTGGGTTACATACCATGTGGAATGAACATTTTGGAATAGGTAATGTAACCCTCAGTTTGTTtacttaacaaaataaaacaaaaataaagtatacaataaatgtatattttgttaaCAAAACAACATTGACGTTTTACATTTTATGAATTTGAGTTAATTAGGTCAATTTCATATTTGTGGCGCCATATTTTGTTCAGGTAGTtacattattatgtattattatttttcttaagtgGAGAATATGTAAGAGAGATTTAATGTTGTGACCTTTTGCGAAGTTTCCCTGCATGGGTGGTCAATActgttgtttatgccacttaataTAGTGTTACCACTTGACCACCAGATACATCTCTCCCCTCTGCTTTGCACTCTCATTTGCGCAGGTGTTGTGGAATGTATGGCTGCTGGAACAGTTATCCTGGCTCACAACTCGGGAGGCCCCAAGCTGGACATTGTGGTTCCCTATGACGGAGGGGTGACTGGATTTCTGGCCGATGATGAAGACAGCTACGCCAAAGCCATGGACAACATTCTCTCGTATTCCCCAGAG from the Acipenser ruthenus chromosome 9, fAciRut3.2 maternal haplotype, whole genome shotgun sequence genome contains:
- the LOC117405435 gene encoding GDP-Man:Man(3)GlcNAc(2)-PP-Dol alpha-1,2-mannosyltransferase-like, with translation MAEHGLCVCELIRLLWALLIPSLFACVVLTALLFFLILGIRLWMQQKRKDRQKSDKSPVVAFFHPYCNAGGGGERVLWCALRALQKRYKHATYVVYTGDTGVTGEQIVEGAYRRFNIKLPGPVKFVFLEKRQLVEASVYPYFTLLGQSLGSIVLGWEALIKCVPDIYIDSMGYAFTLPLFKYLGACQVGSYVHYPTISTDMLSVVRDRNPRFNNSAFISQNPILSNCKLLYYFMFAFLYGLVGSCSDVIMVNSTWTQNHILALWRCGPRTSIVYPPCDVQTFLDIQLEEDEKKNHHSIVSIGQFRPEKDHSLQIRAFRKLLDKKTAEEQVALELILIGGCRNHEDEERVTRLRDLCEKLGVGDKVEFKTNIPFEELKRHLAEATIGLHTMWNEHFGIGVVECMAAGTVILAHNSGGPKLDIVVPYDGGVTGFLADDEDSYAKAMDNILSYSPEKRLDIRRNARHSVGRFSDQEFERSFLAAVEPLMLTENR